The following proteins are co-located in the Rutidosis leptorrhynchoides isolate AG116_Rl617_1_P2 unplaced genomic scaffold, CSIRO_AGI_Rlap_v1 contig193, whole genome shotgun sequence genome:
- the LOC139881764 gene encoding pentatricopeptide repeat-containing protein At4g16835, mitochondrial-like, protein MGGEKYLSVYGLLGAYEAHHEAEQLRGGSQGRPLGLTWTVVLKATFSLCSHDPKPKCQFLGEASNSSTLRAFSSGNVTQSTRNSDSNIASSNKIISNYIRSRDLESALRVFNNMPFKSTVTWNSILSLYSRKRGKLDDAQQVFDKIPEPDAFSYNIMLFSYIANAVVESAKSFFDRIPFKDIALWNTMISGFARRGRMGEARELFELMPQKNGVSWSVMISGYVESGELYLVVELFEAASIKSVVAWTAMINGFMKSGRIHSAERLFKETPKKNLVTWNAIIAGYVENGRAENGLKLVKTMLGFRIQPNASTLSSVLLGCSQLSVLQLDRQILQFVSKSPLSNDTTTCTSLISMYCKCRELDDAWKLFSEIPSKDER, encoded by the exons ATGGGGGGTGAGAAGTATTTGAGCGTCTACGGTCTATTGGGGGCCTACGAGGCTCACCACGAAGCTGAGCAGCTACGTGGTGGATCTCAA GGGAGACCTTTAGGTTTGACTTGGACTGTAGTGCTGAAAGCGACCT TTTCACTCTGCTCCCACGACCCAAAACCCAAATGCCAATTCCTAGGGGAAGCATCAAATTCCTCTACTTTACGCGCATTTTCCTCCGGTAACGTGACCCAAAGCACTCGCAATTCTGATTCTAATATTGCTTCATCAAACAAGATTATATCTAATTATATTCGCTCTAGGGATTTGGAATCTGCTCTCAGAGTATTTAACAACATGCCCTTCAAGTCAACTGTTACTTGGAACTCCATTTTGTCCTTGTACTCGAGAAAGCGCGGGAAGTTAGATGATGCACAGCAGGTGTTTGATAAAATACCTGAACCAGATGCATTCTCTTATAATATTATGCTGTTTTCTTACATAGCTAATGCTGTTGTCGAATCAGCTAAGTCTTTCTTTGATCGTATACCTTTTAAGGATATAGCTTTGTGGAATACGATGATTTCGGGATTCGCACGCAGAGGGAGAATGGGCGAAGCACGTGAGTTGTTTGAGTTGATGCCACAGAAGAATGGTGTCTCTTGGAGTGTGATGATTTCTGGATATGTTGAATCTGGGGAGTTATATTTGGTCGTTGAGTTGTTTGAGGCTGCATCAATAAAGAGTGTGGTGGCATGGACAGCTATGATTAATGGTTTCATGAAGTCTGGGAGGATTCATTCAGCAGAAAGACTGTTTAAAGAGACGCCAAAGAAGAATTTGGTTACATGGAATGCAATTATAGCAGGATATGTCGAAAATGGTAGAGCTGAGAATGGTTTGAAGCTTGTTAAGACAATGTTGGGATTCCGCATACAGCCAAATGCTTCAACTTTGAGTAGTGTTTTATTGGGTTGCAGTCAATTATCTGTATTGCAGCTTGATCGGCAAATTCTTCAGTTTGTTTCTAAGTCTCCATTGTCTAATGATACAACAACGTGTACATCTTTAATTAGCATGTATTGCAAGTGTCGAGAATTGGATGATGCTTGGAAGTTGTTTTCTGAAATCCCAAGCAAAGATGAGAGATAA
- the LOC139881768 gene encoding GTP-binding protein YPTM2-like: MGKRFLLWDTAGQERFRTITSSYYRGAHDGIIVVYDVTDQESFNNVKQWLNEIDRYASENVNKLLVGNKCDLTANKVVSTETAQVKTIFYSFKSFTNVEEAFMAMNRMESQPASNNARPPTVQIRGQPVNQKSGCCSS; encoded by the exons atgggTAAGAGATTCTTACTT TGGGACACTGCTGGCCAAGAACGATTTAGGACAATCACCAGCAGCTATTACCGTGGGGCTCATGATGGGATCATT gttgtttatgATGTCACCGACCAAGAGAGCTTCAACAATGTCAAACAATGGTTGAATGAAATTGACCGCTACGCAAGTGAGAATGTGAACAAGCTTCTAGTCGGGAACAAGTGTGATCTCACAGCAAATAAAGTTGTGTCCACTGAAACTGCCCAGGTAAAAACAATATTTTACAGC TTCAAAAGCTTCACTAATGTTGAAGAGGCTTTCATGGCCATGAATAG GATGGAAAGCCAACCAGCGTCGAACAATGCAAGGCCACCAACCGTGCAGATTCGTGGACAGCCCGTGAACCAGAAGTCAGGTTGCTGCTCTTCTTGA
- the LOC139881769 gene encoding uncharacterized protein: protein MAIPTANYLSHNLQIEAVQTCPPRSVTAEPRPTRRVSVTDDLAGTGIFSKCLNMILCYNKSTEEDTGYLVAGWFKESLGKAMSDLPMLSGRFRVPAKGGEPAVVANDSGVRLLEARIPMSLKQFLDTKDKEDIEAKLVFWKDIDEEIPQYSPLVYVQVTNFECGGYSVGISCSILLADLFMMSDFLHKWANIHSKLMEQIGEKKKVVPLFYFHNDEKSKIIPTILTNSDQRKNGSQTIIFKNVVARENPGFETEPYKNLSFQAIKKAEKQMGVEIGPKISLIIQVSADMMKIGSFQKDGDEVIVGSKSNGNYEDALSNAKWDDLGEICFHEKNKADYVSYWIGSKHGDDVILIAIASSQDKGLHEKSFVLSIPN, encoded by the exons atggCAATACCAACTGCTAATTATCTATCCCATAATCTTCAAATTGAAGCTGTGCAAACTTGCCCACCACGAAGCGTCACCGCCGAACCTCGGCCAACGCGCCGCGTATCGGTGACGGACGACCTTGCTGGGACCGGGATCTTCTCAAAATGCCTTAATATGATACTTTGCTACAACAAGAGTACGGAAGAGGATACTGGTTACTTAGTTGCTGGCTGGTTCAAAGAGTCATTAGGAAAAGCCATGTCAGATCTCCCCATGCTAAGTGGTCGGTTTAGGGTTCCGGCAAAGGGAGGAGAACCGGCTGTTGTAGCTAATGATTCCGGTGTTCGACTTCTAGAAGCAAGAATTCCAATGAGTTTGAAACAATTCTTGGATACTAAAGACAAGGAAGATATTGAAGCTAAACTTGTGTTTTGGAAAGACATTGATGAAGAAATTCCTCAATATAGTCCTCTAGTCTATGTTCAG GTGACAAATTTTGAATGTGGGGGGTACTCAGTTGGAATCAGTTGTAGCATTCTTTTGGCAGATTTATTTATGATGAGCGATTTCCTACATAAATGGGCTAATATTCACAGCAAATTAATGGAACAAATTGGAGAAAAAAAGAAAGTTGTACCATTATTTTATTTCCATAATGATGAGAAATCCAAAATCATTCCCACAATCTTAACTAATTCGGATCAGAGGAAAAATGGAAGCCAAACAATCATCTTCAAGAATGTCGTTGCTCGAGAAAATCCCGGTTTCGAGACTGAACCCTACAAGAATCTATCATTTCAAGCAATTAAGAAAGCCGAAAAACAGATGGGCGTCGAAATTGGACCGAAAATTTCTCTAATCATTCAAGTCTCGGCGGATATGATGAAGATAGGAAGCTTTCAGAAAGACGGAGATGAAGTTATTGTCGGATCGAAGAGCAATGGAAATTATGAAGATGCGCTTTCTAATGCTAAATGGGATGATCTTGGAGAAATCTGCTTTCATGAAAAGAATAAAGCGGACTATGTTTCATATTGGATCGGTTCAAAACATGGCGATGATGTGATTCTGATAGCAATTGCATCATCACAAGACAAAGGTTTACATGAAAAGAGCTTCGTCCTATCAATTCCTAATTGA